Proteins encoded together in one Desulfovibrio intestinalis window:
- a CDS encoding GNAT family N-acetyltransferase has translation MNTCYANARPVPASTPEDYATCANIWLEASLLAHDFVDPSLWKAQRKAMEQHYLPSSQVILLKSGERPLAFAASCRPEDEDLLAALFVAPACWRKGLGSVLLRHVMQGRNSLRLDVYRANTGALAFYEGMGFVPVGESVCGHTGQPQIAMRWTAPVLPPR, from the coding sequence ATGAACACATGTTATGCCAACGCACGGCCTGTTCCAGCCAGTACGCCTGAAGACTACGCCACCTGCGCAAACATTTGGCTTGAAGCGTCCCTTTTGGCCCACGATTTTGTGGACCCATCACTGTGGAAGGCGCAGCGCAAGGCTATGGAGCAGCACTATTTGCCATCTTCGCAGGTGATCCTGCTCAAGAGCGGCGAGCGTCCACTTGCCTTTGCCGCTTCGTGCAGGCCTGAGGATGAGGATTTGCTGGCAGCGCTTTTCGTGGCCCCGGCCTGTTGGCGCAAGGGGCTTGGCAGTGTGCTTCTGCGGCATGTCATGCAAGGACGGAACAGCCTGCGGCTTGATGTTTACCGCGCCAACACAGGCGCGCTGGCGTTTTACGAAGGCATGGGTTTTGTGCCTGTGGGTGAAAGCGTCTGCGGGCACACCGGGCAGCCGCAGATTGCCATGCGGTGGACTGCGCCCGTACTGCCGCCACGATAA
- a CDS encoding asparaginase, which translates to MSQAPRSDANSSESAVLPQVALLGTGGTIAGVADTPLEQISYQAGVLSVECMLESLPGIEGVARIASRQCGNLPSEDMRPCHWAKLGRDCAQALDDEAMCGVVLTHGTDTLEESAFYLHLTMNSFKPVVLTGAMRPATSLSADGPINIRDAVAVAASPQARGRGALIVMNGRIISARTAVKAGTLDVEAFRALESGLLGRVINGRPVFYHSGEDGPALAGTYAVHAGKDNLPRVDVLYACAGMPLDAALFSLERSSGLVVAGMGNGSMPSDVRKALDQAVKAGKPVVRASRTGGAPVTDLEEYASFIASGMLSTPKARVLLMLALAEAGRQGAHSPEALVASVRRAFMHCREV; encoded by the coding sequence ATGAGCCAAGCACCACGCTCGGATGCCAATAGTTCAGAATCCGCCGTACTGCCCCAGGTTGCCCTGCTGGGCACGGGTGGCACCATCGCCGGAGTGGCCGACACCCCGCTGGAGCAAATAAGTTACCAGGCTGGCGTGTTGTCGGTGGAGTGCATGCTGGAAAGCCTGCCCGGCATCGAAGGCGTGGCGCGTATAGCCAGCCGCCAGTGCGGCAACCTGCCCAGTGAGGACATGCGCCCCTGCCATTGGGCCAAGCTTGGCCGCGACTGTGCGCAGGCTTTGGACGATGAAGCCATGTGCGGCGTTGTTCTCACCCACGGCACCGACACGCTTGAAGAATCAGCCTTCTATCTGCATCTGACCATGAACAGCTTCAAGCCCGTGGTGCTCACCGGGGCCATGCGCCCGGCCACCTCCTTGAGCGCGGACGGTCCCATCAATATCAGAGACGCTGTGGCAGTGGCCGCCAGCCCGCAGGCGCGCGGGCGCGGCGCACTTATTGTCATGAACGGGCGCATCATCTCGGCCCGCACGGCTGTAAAGGCCGGAACGCTGGATGTTGAGGCCTTTCGCGCGCTGGAATCCGGCCTGCTTGGCCGCGTCATAAACGGACGCCCCGTGTTCTATCACAGCGGTGAGGACGGCCCAGCCCTGGCCGGGACCTACGCGGTTCATGCCGGAAAGGATAATCTGCCGCGAGTGGATGTGCTCTACGCCTGCGCGGGCATGCCCCTAGACGCGGCGCTTTTTTCTCTGGAACGCTCGTCCGGTCTGGTGGTGGCGGGTATGGGCAACGGATCCATGCCGTCAGATGTTCGCAAGGCTCTGGATCAGGCCGTCAAGGCAGGCAAACCCGTGGTGCGCGCCAGCCGTACCGGAGGCGCTCCTGTGACTGATCTGGAGGAATACGCGTCCTTTATAGCCTCGGGCATGCTCTCCACGCCAAAGGCGCGGGTGCTGCTCATGCTGGCTCTGGCCGAGGCCGGGCGTCAGGGCGCGCACAGCCCGGAAGCGCTGGTGGCAAGTGTGCGCCGGGCTTTCATGCATTGCCGCGAAGTATAG
- a CDS encoding MFS transporter translates to MDKKKISLVSLGHLSCDINGGALPAVLPFLRTHYGLTYQATGGLMFAYSCLSSIIQPIFGLMADRLSKPWLIPLGVFLAGLGLTTVGFMSSYWAIFAAIGVSGVGAALFHPEGARFANKVSGQSKGTGMSIFSIGGNAGFVLGPLLATFFLSWFGMPGMVIFGLLATVTASILTLLIMRMVAPEAAAAAQRTAQAAYGNTPGAMGTPSADASTEAQGEVSGDAAKPNDADAPQNNWREFSKLTGAIITRSILFIGFNTFIPLYWVNGFGQSKAAGAVALTIFSTFGVMSNILGGVLADKYGFRAIVRLGFALVTPVVLAFSLMPGLYAAYAMLPLLGFVLYVPFSSLVVLGQTYLARNIGFASGVTLGLATSLGGVFAPVLGWVADNHGLPRTFQCLALVALVGTVFAYSLRKYEEKKKPAKA, encoded by the coding sequence ATGGACAAAAAAAAGATATCTCTCGTGTCGCTGGGGCATCTGTCTTGTGACATTAACGGCGGGGCTCTCCCCGCTGTTCTGCCCTTTTTGCGCACGCATTATGGGCTGACATACCAGGCCACAGGCGGGCTCATGTTTGCCTACTCCTGCCTTTCATCCATTATTCAGCCCATCTTCGGCCTTATGGCAGACAGGCTCTCCAAGCCCTGGCTCATACCGCTGGGTGTTTTTCTGGCTGGCCTTGGACTGACCACCGTGGGCTTCATGTCCAGCTATTGGGCCATCTTCGCGGCTATTGGCGTCAGCGGCGTGGGCGCGGCTCTCTTTCATCCCGAAGGCGCACGGTTTGCCAACAAGGTGTCCGGCCAGAGCAAGGGCACGGGCATGAGCATATTTTCCATCGGCGGCAACGCTGGCTTTGTTCTCGGCCCGCTGCTGGCCACCTTTTTTCTAAGCTGGTTCGGCATGCCGGGCATGGTCATTTTTGGCCTGCTCGCCACAGTGACGGCATCCATTCTTACGTTGCTCATCATGCGTATGGTTGCCCCCGAGGCTGCGGCAGCGGCTCAACGGACTGCGCAGGCAGCCTATGGAAACACCCCAGGCGCTATGGGCACGCCGTCCGCCGATGCATCCACTGAAGCACAGGGCGAAGTGTCGGGCGACGCCGCAAAACCCAATGACGCCGATGCCCCGCAAAATAACTGGCGCGAGTTTTCAAAACTCACGGGAGCCATCATTACGCGCTCCATCCTCTTTATTGGCTTCAATACCTTTATTCCGCTGTACTGGGTCAATGGATTTGGACAAAGCAAGGCCGCCGGAGCCGTAGCCCTGACCATTTTTTCCACTTTCGGCGTCATGAGCAACATTCTTGGCGGCGTTCTGGCCGACAAGTACGGCTTCCGGGCCATAGTGCGTCTGGGATTCGCCTTGGTGACGCCCGTTGTGCTGGCCTTCAGCCTCATGCCCGGCCTTTACGCAGCCTACGCAATGCTGCCGTTGCTGGGCTTTGTGCTCTATGTGCCGTTCAGTTCGCTGGTTGTGCTGGGGCAGACATACCTTGCCCGCAATATCGGCTTTGCCTCGGGCGTGACCTTGGGGCTGGCCACGAGCTTGGGCGGCGTGTTCGCGCCAGTGCTGGGATGGGTGGCCGACAATCACGGCCTGCCGCGAACCTTCCAGTGCCTGGCCCTGGTAGCTCTGGTGGGCACGGTGTTCGCCTACTCGCTGCGCAAATACGAGGAAAAAAAGAAGCCCGCCAAGGCTTAA